In a genomic window of Siniperca chuatsi isolate FFG_IHB_CAS linkage group LG1, ASM2008510v1, whole genome shotgun sequence:
- the lg1h15orf48 gene encoding normal mucosa of esophagus-specific gene 1 protein, whose amino-acid sequence MAGFFQMLRKKKELIPLIGFMAFAATGATSASIYFLLTKPDVILNKTRNPEPWERVDPSKPQKLITINQQWKPVEELELVKSLTK is encoded by the exons ATGGCTGGATTTTTCCAAAtgttgagaaagaaaaaggag CTGATCCCTCTGATAGGGTTCATGGCTTTTGCTGCAACAGGAGCCACCTCTGCTTCGATCTACTTTCTACTTACTAAGCCTGATGTTAT TTTGAATAAGACCAGAAACCCAGAACCATGGGAGAGAGTAGACCCATCAAAACCCCAAAAG CTCATCACCATAAATCAGCAGTGGAAACCAGTGGAGGAGCTGGAGTTGGTGAAGAGCCTCACTAAGTAA
- the spata5l1 gene encoding spermatogenesis-associated protein 5-like protein 1 isoform X2, with the protein MSLRLLSMDPSDQGSQRCRLGPGLMSALGLSLGSPLLVSVPGGSCLCTAWPRPDLAEGFLQVDLKCSSPSLISHPPTHLNLDPGQLTPVHCPKLKGVKITVVVQSVDFKKHTPPRLVHELVKDLLKGVYVHEKHVINLEDFDTEIRYVVIESINLDSASAGFITSKTGVEIAGIQTVRHHRSQLQDQHTAPLGGLEEVSASLREMLQLPLLYPGTLSSLGVSCPRGVLLVGPPGVGKTLLVRRVVGEVGASLVVVRGPEVVGSRPGESEEKLRAVFERARSAAEEGPCVLFLDELDSLCPRRTGSSAPENRLVAQLLTLMDGVNQSDRFLIVGATNRPDSLDPALRRPGRFDREVIIGAPTLQQRKAILSVLCARIPVCPSVDMAELAQRTTGYVGADLSALCREAAMHAIRENSKGSGEQAVGMKHFQEALKSVRPSCLRSSLGRTELSPMSWEQIGGLDEVKLKLRQSIEWPMRYPEAFIRLGLCRPHGVLLYGPPGCAKTTLVKAAASSSHCAFLSVSGADLYSPYVGDSEKALAQLFRQARACAPCILFLDEIDSLIGSRSNSQTTNSVQTRLLSVLLNEMDGVGLRTLERRGTDKILQAEGLEENHTQEQLDCQEVCNKDVMVIAATNRPDCLDSALLRPGRLDHIIYVPPPDQQARLCILKVCTESMPVGADVSLEELAAKTELYSGADLENLCKEAALLALQEENMEASAIKHTYFLQSLSKMSPSLTAQQIHTYQTSPR; encoded by the exons ATGTCTCTGAGGCTGCTGTCAATGGATCCATCAGACCAGGGCTCTCAGAGATGCAGGCTCGGTCCAGGCTTGATGTCAGCGCTGGGTCTGAGTCTGGGCTCCCCTCTGCTGGTGTCTGTTCCCGGGGGAAGCtgcctgtgcactgcctggccCCGGCCTGACCTGGCAGAGGGCTTTCTGCAGGTGGACCTGAAATGTTCCTCTCCCAGCCTGATCTCTCACCCACCCACACATCTCAACCTGGACCCTGGCCAGCTCACACCTGTACACTGCCCCAAGCTGAAAGGTGTTAAGATAACTGTGGTAGTCCAGAGTGTTGActttaagaaacacacacctcctcGGCTTGTTCATGAGCTTGTGAAAGACTTGCTGAAAGGTGTATATGTCCACGAGAAGCATGTGATAAACCTTGAGGATTTTGATACAGAGATTAGATATGTTGTTATTGAAAGCATCAATCTGGATTCTGCCAGTGCTGGATTTATCACCTCAAAAACTGGTGTGGAGATAGCTGGCATCCAGACGGTCCGGCATCACAGGAGTCAGCTGCAGGACCAGCACACGGCCCCACTGGGGGGTCTGGAGGAG gTGAGTGCCTCCCTGAGAGAGATGCTGCAGCTGCCCCTGCTTTATCCAGGCACCCTGAGCTCTCTTGGTGTGTCGTGTCCCAGAGGTGTGCTCCTGGTGGGGCCTCCAGGTGTGGGCAAGACCCTGCTGGTCCGCAGAGTAGTGGGGGAGGTGGGAGCCAGCCTGGTGGTGGTCAGAGGACCAGag GTGGTTGGATCACGGCCGGGTGAGAGTGAGGAGAAGTTGCGTGCTGTGTTTGAGCGGGCTCGATCTGCAGCTGAAGAGGGTCCATGTGTGCTGTTCTTAGATGAATTAGACTCTCTGTGTCCGAGGAGAACCGGCTCGTCGGCACCAGAGAACCGCCTGGTCGCTCAGCTTCTCACATTGATGGACGGGGTGAATCAGTCCGATCGCTTCCTCATCGTCGGAGCCACCAACCGGCCAGACAGCTTAGACCCAGCACTGCGCAGGCCTGGAAGATTTGACAGAGAG GTTATCATTGGAGCTCCCACCTTGCAGCAGAGAAAAGCCATCTTGTCTGTTCTGTGTGCGAGGATACCTGTGTGTCCCAGTGTGGACATGGCAGAGCTTGCACAGAGAACTACAGGTTATGTAGGAGCAGACCTCAGTGCCCTGTGCAGGGAAGCTGCCATGCACGCTATACGAGAAAACTCTAAG GGTTCAGGAGAGCAGGCGGTGGGTATGAAGCACTTCCAGGAGGCCCTGAAGTCAGTGCGTCCCTCCTGCCTGCGGAGCAGCCTGGGCAGGACGGAGCTCTCTCCAATGTCTTGGGAGCAGATAGGAGGCCTGGATGAGGTCAAACTCAAACTAAGACAG AGTATTGAGTGGCCGATGAGATACCCCGAGGCGTTCATTCGCCTGGGTCTGTGTCGGCCGCATGGCGTGCTGCTCTACGGACCTCCAGGATGTGCAAAGACGACGCTTGTCAAGGCTGCAGCCAGCTCGTCTCACTgtgccttcctgtctgtcagtggTGCTGACCTCTACTCTCCCTATGTCGGAGACTCAGAGAAGGCTTTAGCGCAG CTGTTTCGTCAGGCCCGGGCTTGTGCTCCCTGTATCCTGTTCCTTGATGAGATTGACTCTCTGATTGGCTCGCGGTCAAACAGTCAGACAACTAACAGCgtacagacacgcctcctgtcTGTGCTCCTGAATGAGATGGATGGGGTTGGCCTGAGGAcgctggagaggagagggacTGATAAGATCCTCCAGGCAGAGGGACTGGAGGAGAATCACACACAGGAACAG TTGGACTGCCAGGAAGTATGCAACAAAGATGTGATGGTTATAGCTGCCACAAACAGACCCGACTGCTTAGACAGTGCCCTCCTCAGACCTGGCAGGCTGGACCACATCATCTATGTCCCACCACCTGACCAGCAG GCTCGTCTTTGCATCCTGAAGGTGTGTACAGAGTCGATGCCCGTGGGTGCTGATGTGAGTCTGGAGGAGCTCGCAGCAAAGACAGAGCTTTACTCTGGAGCTGACCTGGAAAATCTGTGTAAAGAG gcTGCCCTGTTGGCGCTACAAGAGGAGAACATGGAGGCCTCTGccatcaaacacacatatttcctCCAGTCCCTCAGCAAAATGAGCCCCTCTCTCACTGCCCAGCAGATCCACACATATCAAACGTCTCCCAGATGA
- the spata5l1 gene encoding spermatogenesis-associated protein 5-like protein 1 isoform X1 — protein MNTNKQSEAGGCRWTRMSLRLLSMDPSDQGSQRCRLGPGLMSALGLSLGSPLLVSVPGGSCLCTAWPRPDLAEGFLQVDLKCSSPSLISHPPTHLNLDPGQLTPVHCPKLKGVKITVVVQSVDFKKHTPPRLVHELVKDLLKGVYVHEKHVINLEDFDTEIRYVVIESINLDSASAGFITSKTGVEIAGIQTVRHHRSQLQDQHTAPLGGLEEVSASLREMLQLPLLYPGTLSSLGVSCPRGVLLVGPPGVGKTLLVRRVVGEVGASLVVVRGPEVVGSRPGESEEKLRAVFERARSAAEEGPCVLFLDELDSLCPRRTGSSAPENRLVAQLLTLMDGVNQSDRFLIVGATNRPDSLDPALRRPGRFDREVIIGAPTLQQRKAILSVLCARIPVCPSVDMAELAQRTTGYVGADLSALCREAAMHAIRENSKGSGEQAVGMKHFQEALKSVRPSCLRSSLGRTELSPMSWEQIGGLDEVKLKLRQSIEWPMRYPEAFIRLGLCRPHGVLLYGPPGCAKTTLVKAAASSSHCAFLSVSGADLYSPYVGDSEKALAQLFRQARACAPCILFLDEIDSLIGSRSNSQTTNSVQTRLLSVLLNEMDGVGLRTLERRGTDKILQAEGLEENHTQEQLDCQEVCNKDVMVIAATNRPDCLDSALLRPGRLDHIIYVPPPDQQARLCILKVCTESMPVGADVSLEELAAKTELYSGADLENLCKEAALLALQEENMEASAIKHTYFLQSLSKMSPSLTAQQIHTYQTSPR, from the exons atgaacacaaacaagcagAG tGAGGCTGGTGGCTGCCGATGGACGAGGATGTCTCTGAGGCTGCTGTCAATGGATCCATCAGACCAGGGCTCTCAGAGATGCAGGCTCGGTCCAGGCTTGATGTCAGCGCTGGGTCTGAGTCTGGGCTCCCCTCTGCTGGTGTCTGTTCCCGGGGGAAGCtgcctgtgcactgcctggccCCGGCCTGACCTGGCAGAGGGCTTTCTGCAGGTGGACCTGAAATGTTCCTCTCCCAGCCTGATCTCTCACCCACCCACACATCTCAACCTGGACCCTGGCCAGCTCACACCTGTACACTGCCCCAAGCTGAAAGGTGTTAAGATAACTGTGGTAGTCCAGAGTGTTGActttaagaaacacacacctcctcGGCTTGTTCATGAGCTTGTGAAAGACTTGCTGAAAGGTGTATATGTCCACGAGAAGCATGTGATAAACCTTGAGGATTTTGATACAGAGATTAGATATGTTGTTATTGAAAGCATCAATCTGGATTCTGCCAGTGCTGGATTTATCACCTCAAAAACTGGTGTGGAGATAGCTGGCATCCAGACGGTCCGGCATCACAGGAGTCAGCTGCAGGACCAGCACACGGCCCCACTGGGGGGTCTGGAGGAG gTGAGTGCCTCCCTGAGAGAGATGCTGCAGCTGCCCCTGCTTTATCCAGGCACCCTGAGCTCTCTTGGTGTGTCGTGTCCCAGAGGTGTGCTCCTGGTGGGGCCTCCAGGTGTGGGCAAGACCCTGCTGGTCCGCAGAGTAGTGGGGGAGGTGGGAGCCAGCCTGGTGGTGGTCAGAGGACCAGag GTGGTTGGATCACGGCCGGGTGAGAGTGAGGAGAAGTTGCGTGCTGTGTTTGAGCGGGCTCGATCTGCAGCTGAAGAGGGTCCATGTGTGCTGTTCTTAGATGAATTAGACTCTCTGTGTCCGAGGAGAACCGGCTCGTCGGCACCAGAGAACCGCCTGGTCGCTCAGCTTCTCACATTGATGGACGGGGTGAATCAGTCCGATCGCTTCCTCATCGTCGGAGCCACCAACCGGCCAGACAGCTTAGACCCAGCACTGCGCAGGCCTGGAAGATTTGACAGAGAG GTTATCATTGGAGCTCCCACCTTGCAGCAGAGAAAAGCCATCTTGTCTGTTCTGTGTGCGAGGATACCTGTGTGTCCCAGTGTGGACATGGCAGAGCTTGCACAGAGAACTACAGGTTATGTAGGAGCAGACCTCAGTGCCCTGTGCAGGGAAGCTGCCATGCACGCTATACGAGAAAACTCTAAG GGTTCAGGAGAGCAGGCGGTGGGTATGAAGCACTTCCAGGAGGCCCTGAAGTCAGTGCGTCCCTCCTGCCTGCGGAGCAGCCTGGGCAGGACGGAGCTCTCTCCAATGTCTTGGGAGCAGATAGGAGGCCTGGATGAGGTCAAACTCAAACTAAGACAG AGTATTGAGTGGCCGATGAGATACCCCGAGGCGTTCATTCGCCTGGGTCTGTGTCGGCCGCATGGCGTGCTGCTCTACGGACCTCCAGGATGTGCAAAGACGACGCTTGTCAAGGCTGCAGCCAGCTCGTCTCACTgtgccttcctgtctgtcagtggTGCTGACCTCTACTCTCCCTATGTCGGAGACTCAGAGAAGGCTTTAGCGCAG CTGTTTCGTCAGGCCCGGGCTTGTGCTCCCTGTATCCTGTTCCTTGATGAGATTGACTCTCTGATTGGCTCGCGGTCAAACAGTCAGACAACTAACAGCgtacagacacgcctcctgtcTGTGCTCCTGAATGAGATGGATGGGGTTGGCCTGAGGAcgctggagaggagagggacTGATAAGATCCTCCAGGCAGAGGGACTGGAGGAGAATCACACACAGGAACAG TTGGACTGCCAGGAAGTATGCAACAAAGATGTGATGGTTATAGCTGCCACAAACAGACCCGACTGCTTAGACAGTGCCCTCCTCAGACCTGGCAGGCTGGACCACATCATCTATGTCCCACCACCTGACCAGCAG GCTCGTCTTTGCATCCTGAAGGTGTGTACAGAGTCGATGCCCGTGGGTGCTGATGTGAGTCTGGAGGAGCTCGCAGCAAAGACAGAGCTTTACTCTGGAGCTGACCTGGAAAATCTGTGTAAAGAG gcTGCCCTGTTGGCGCTACAAGAGGAGAACATGGAGGCCTCTGccatcaaacacacatatttcctCCAGTCCCTCAGCAAAATGAGCCCCTCTCTCACTGCCCAGCAGATCCACACATATCAAACGTCTCCCAGATGA